The Thermosynechococcus sp. genome has a segment encoding these proteins:
- a CDS encoding glycosyltransferase, whose product MTVKTSPLVSVLMPVFNAERYVAEAIESILRQSFQDFEFIIIDDGSTDGTLDILKRYAARDSRIRLVSRENRGLVATLNEGIGLARGQWIARMDADDVALPQRLALQVKHLEATHADFCGGSVECFGGWRTVWRYPATHEACEVHLLFAVPVAHPTVIGRREAFAQLRYQPEFPYAEDYDLWQRAWAAGYRFVNVPEIVLRYRIHAGQVSSRKKKEQKETSKAVRIRHWQALLPDLGEEEVANLVQVMDCEQGKTDLFVPVFERLLAHYSGEAREILLSDIYWIFRRLAGGDRSSAWNWVRLTSSCRYESSALRSWMRASVIAGISVLHLRSGSQGYHALRRLRNRLTSFTRF is encoded by the coding sequence ATGACCGTGAAAACCTCACCGCTCGTTTCGGTGCTGATGCCTGTATTCAACGCCGAACGCTATGTTGCGGAGGCGATCGAGTCCATCCTGAGGCAATCATTCCAGGATTTCGAGTTCATCATCATCGACGACGGCTCGACCGACGGGACGTTGGACATCCTCAAACGGTATGCGGCAAGGGATTCTCGCATTCGGCTGGTCAGCCGCGAAAACCGCGGGCTGGTGGCAACGCTCAATGAAGGCATCGGGCTTGCCCGCGGGCAATGGATTGCTCGCATGGATGCCGACGACGTTGCTTTGCCCCAGCGCCTGGCTTTGCAGGTGAAGCATCTGGAGGCAACTCACGCGGACTTTTGCGGCGGGTCGGTGGAGTGTTTCGGCGGCTGGCGCACTGTGTGGCGTTATCCTGCGACCCATGAGGCGTGTGAAGTACACTTGCTGTTCGCGGTGCCCGTTGCGCATCCGACGGTGATAGGTCGGCGCGAAGCCTTTGCTCAGTTACGGTACCAGCCTGAATTTCCTTACGCTGAGGACTATGACCTTTGGCAACGGGCCTGGGCTGCAGGCTATCGCTTCGTGAACGTACCGGAGATTGTTTTGCGTTACCGGATTCACGCGGGGCAGGTTTCGTCTCGGAAGAAAAAAGAACAAAAAGAAACGTCTAAGGCGGTACGCATTCGGCACTGGCAAGCTTTGCTACCTGATCTTGGGGAGGAGGAAGTCGCCAACTTAGTCCAGGTGATGGACTGTGAGCAAGGTAAGACAGATCTTTTTGTACCTGTCTTCGAGCGGCTGCTCGCCCACTATTCCGGGGAAGCGCGGGAGATATTGCTGTCTGACATTTACTGGATATTTCGCAGGTTGGCGGGGGGCGATCGTTCTTCGGCATGGAATTGGGTACGATTGACCTCATCTTGCCGCTACGAATCCAGTGCCTTGCGCAGTTGGATGCGCGCTAGCGTGATTGCAGGAATTTCTGTATTGCATTTGCGAAGTGGCAGTCAGGGTTATCACGCTCTTAGAAGGCTGCGAAATAGGCTGACGTCGTTTACCAGGTTCTGA
- a CDS encoding alpha-1,2-fucosyltransferase: protein MVIVRLCGGLGNQMFQYAAGLALSLRHGVPLRFDLDWFDGVRLHQGLELHRVFDIELPRVAPSEMRQVLGSFSHPLVRRLLARRRLRWLLPQGYALEPHFHYWPGFEALGPKAYLDGYWQSERYFSEYQDAVRAAFRFALPLEERNRQIVAEMAACESVSLHVRRGDFVQDPVVRRVHGVDLSAYYPRAVALLMERTREPRFYVFSDDPDWVRANLKLPAPMIVIDHNRGEHSFRDMQLMSACRHHILANSSFSWWGAWLNPQPHKLVVAPKRWFNVDDFDTRNLYCPGWTVL, encoded by the coding sequence ATGGTCATCGTTCGTTTGTGCGGCGGCTTGGGCAACCAGATGTTCCAATACGCGGCGGGACTGGCGCTATCGCTTCGGCATGGTGTGCCGCTGCGCTTTGATCTCGATTGGTTCGATGGTGTGCGTTTGCACCAGGGATTGGAACTACACCGGGTGTTCGACATCGAGCTGCCACGGGTGGCCCCTTCGGAGATGCGGCAGGTGCTTGGAAGTTTTTCCCATCCGCTCGTGCGGCGCTTGCTCGCTCGCAGACGTCTGCGCTGGCTGCTGCCGCAAGGCTATGCCCTGGAGCCGCATTTTCACTATTGGCCTGGGTTTGAGGCGCTGGGTCCGAAGGCGTATCTCGACGGCTACTGGCAGTCTGAACGGTACTTTTCGGAATATCAGGACGCCGTGCGCGCAGCCTTTCGCTTTGCGCTGCCTTTGGAGGAGAGGAACCGGCAGATCGTCGCGGAGATGGCGGCATGCGAAAGCGTCTCCCTGCACGTGAGGAGGGGAGACTTCGTCCAGGATCCGGTCGTTCGCCGTGTGCATGGCGTGGATTTATCGGCCTATTACCCGCGCGCCGTCGCGCTGCTGATGGAGCGCACGCGCGAACCCCGCTTTTATGTTTTTTCCGACGACCCCGATTGGGTGCGGGCCAATTTGAAGCTCCCTGCGCCTATGATCGTGATCGACCACAACCGTGGTGAACACAGCTTCCGCGACATGCAGCTCATGAGCGCTTGTCGTCACCATATCCTGGCCAACAGCAGCTTCAGTTGGTGGGGCGCGTGGCTGAATCCGCAGCCGCACAAGCTCGTGGTGGCGCCCAAGCGCTGGTTCAACGTCGATGACTTCGACACACGTAATCTGTATTGCCCGGGGTGGACTGTGCTGTGA
- a CDS encoding glycosyltransferase family 10 domain-containing protein has protein sequence MSAVSGFPSAALLGALSYSGGSAAAFLDASTRDGLSRPWLALRDALRAAGWELLAADDLHGRKPDFVIHVNVHATQHAVPTFAILTECGLVHPPNVDEHRLRRYQGVFTWMPELVEKGLAIKIQLAHPLGKGIVDGYGERPQLLVMIAANKALPVWRPAKDLYRERVRAIRWFERHAPEDFALYGPGWDLSPRLPTRLGGVIHRIERRLPRLVRWFPSWRGAIPAKAPVLERARFSLVYENVAGLRGYITEKIFDAFCAGNVPVYWGAEDVTDYIPEDCFIDRRRFASYADLYDHLRTMPEDRYLAYQRAIADFLQSEAAQRFSVEQFAGTVAGGIISVLKRYAP, from the coding sequence ATGAGCGCTGTTTCTGGTTTCCCTTCGGCAGCGCTGCTCGGTGCTCTCTCCTATAGTGGCGGTTCCGCGGCAGCATTTCTCGACGCGAGCACGCGTGACGGGTTAAGCCGCCCTTGGCTGGCGCTGCGTGATGCACTTCGGGCAGCGGGTTGGGAGCTGCTGGCCGCGGATGATCTCCACGGCCGTAAGCCGGATTTCGTCATTCACGTCAACGTCCATGCGACCCAGCATGCCGTTCCCACCTTTGCGATCCTGACGGAATGCGGGCTGGTGCATCCGCCCAATGTCGATGAGCACCGGTTGCGCCGCTACCAGGGGGTGTTCACGTGGATGCCGGAGCTGGTGGAAAAGGGGCTGGCAATCAAAATTCAGTTGGCGCACCCCTTGGGTAAAGGCATCGTGGATGGTTACGGAGAGCGGCCCCAACTTCTCGTCATGATCGCCGCCAACAAAGCGTTGCCCGTCTGGCGACCCGCCAAGGATCTCTATCGGGAGCGGGTGCGGGCGATTCGCTGGTTCGAACGCCATGCGCCAGAGGATTTTGCGCTCTATGGCCCAGGGTGGGATTTGTCACCACGACTCCCGACTCGGTTAGGTGGAGTCATTCATCGGATCGAAAGGAGGTTGCCCAGACTTGTGCGTTGGTTTCCCTCATGGCGGGGCGCCATACCCGCCAAGGCGCCGGTGCTCGAACGGGCGCGCTTTTCGCTCGTCTATGAAAACGTCGCGGGGCTGCGCGGCTATATCACCGAGAAAATCTTCGATGCATTCTGCGCTGGCAATGTCCCGGTCTATTGGGGCGCAGAGGATGTCACGGACTACATTCCCGAGGACTGCTTCATCGACCGGCGGCGTTTCGCCTCCTACGCCGACCTCTACGACCACCTGCGGACGATGCCGGAGGACCGTTACTTGGCCTATCAGCGCGCGATCGCCGATTTTCTCCAATCTGAAGCCGCGCAGCGTTTTTCGGTCGAGCAGTTTGCCGGGACTGTGGCCGGTGGAATCATATCGGTGCTCAAGCGTTATGCCCCATGA
- a CDS encoding FkbM family methyltransferase, producing the protein MRETVRAIKARLRWLYGLYIRRDPFLLEVRRWFKDKGDETLRLNYPLTAHSTVVDIGGYLGDFADAIHSRYGCRVLVFEPVEEYYRQCLERFAANPKIEIHNYGLGAQDANRPIEIKGDGSSFIGELSTPQPQRLAQLRRVDKALEALGVHNVDLMKINIEGGEYDLLDTLITTGWVNHVRFLQIQFHHFVPNANERRRAIREKLSATHVEMWNYEFVWESWVAKKNLISPMSRRSE; encoded by the coding sequence ATGAGGGAAACCGTGCGTGCGATAAAGGCGCGGCTTCGCTGGCTTTATGGTCTATATATCCGACGCGACCCCTTCCTCCTTGAGGTAAGACGCTGGTTCAAGGATAAGGGCGATGAGACGTTGCGACTCAATTATCCATTGACCGCTCATAGCACAGTGGTGGACATCGGAGGCTATTTGGGCGATTTCGCCGATGCGATCCACAGCCGATACGGCTGTCGGGTTTTGGTCTTCGAGCCTGTGGAGGAATACTACCGCCAATGCCTTGAACGCTTCGCTGCCAACCCAAAGATTGAAATTCATAACTATGGTTTGGGCGCCCAGGATGCAAACCGGCCCATTGAGATCAAAGGTGACGGCTCCTCTTTCATCGGAGAGTTATCGACTCCGCAACCGCAAAGGCTTGCGCAATTGAGACGGGTCGATAAGGCCCTGGAGGCGCTCGGGGTGCACAATGTCGATCTGATGAAAATCAACATTGAGGGGGGGGAATACGATCTTCTGGATACCCTGATCACTACGGGATGGGTCAATCATGTGCGTTTCCTCCAGATCCAGTTTCATCACTTCGTTCCGAATGCAAATGAACGCAGGCGAGCGATTCGGGAAAAGTTATCCGCAACTCATGTCGAGATGTGGAACTACGAATTCGTTTGGGAGAGTTGGGTGGCGAAAAAAAACCTCATCTCCCCCATGTCGCGGCGGAGTGAGTGA
- a CDS encoding methyltransferase domain-containing protein, translating into MKLHLGCGKRHIPGFVHIDAIDYPHVDHVATIDNLSFIADDSVDLIYNCHVLEHFKRRDVPRVLKEWHRVLKPGGVLRISVPDFAQICKVYRRFGKLDLVIGPLFGRQDYLYNIHYNVFDFDSLSRNLTEAGFVNVRHYDWRETEHAHVDDFSQAYIPHMDKENGILISLNVECEKPVK; encoded by the coding sequence ATGAAACTCCACCTCGGCTGCGGCAAGCGCCATATCCCCGGCTTCGTGCACATCGACGCCATCGACTATCCCCATGTGGATCACGTCGCCACGATCGACAACCTGTCGTTCATCGCGGACGATTCGGTCGATCTGATCTACAACTGCCATGTGCTGGAACACTTCAAGCGGCGCGACGTACCCCGCGTTCTCAAGGAATGGCATCGGGTGCTCAAACCGGGCGGTGTGCTGCGCATCTCCGTCCCCGATTTCGCCCAGATTTGCAAAGTCTATCGGCGCTTCGGCAAGCTCGATCTCGTAATCGGCCCCTTGTTCGGACGGCAGGACTATCTCTACAACATCCACTACAACGTCTTCGATTTCGACTCGCTTTCCCGCAACCTCACCGAGGCGGGATTTGTCAACGTCCGCCATTACGACTGGCGGGAGACCGAGCATGCCCATGTGGACGATTTTTCGCAGGCTTATATTCCCCACATGGACAAGGAAAACGGGATTCTGATCAGCCTGAATGTCGAGTGTGAGAAACCTGTGAAATGA
- a CDS encoding DapH/DapD/GlmU-related protein, with protein MTFAKSIAYAFAFAREAFMGIRMAYFRLRLGYLGPRALLSKGVGVEWPRHVRIGADTSIGPGVYLWASSQGHINIGEHCAIAAYIRIVTPTHDPAALPIAAVRINRSVEIGDDVWIGTGAIILPGVRIGSRSIVAAGAVVTKDVPEDVLVAGVPARIVKTLLPAEIRQENGRRALNAKRTRS; from the coding sequence ATGACCTTTGCGAAATCAATCGCGTACGCCTTTGCCTTTGCGAGGGAAGCTTTCATGGGCATCCGTATGGCCTATTTCCGTCTGCGGCTGGGATACTTGGGGCCGCGTGCACTACTCTCTAAGGGGGTAGGGGTTGAATGGCCGCGGCATGTCCGCATCGGTGCCGACACCTCGATAGGTCCCGGCGTTTACCTGTGGGCTTCGTCACAAGGCCACATCAACATCGGCGAACACTGCGCCATCGCGGCTTACATCCGCATCGTTACTCCCACGCACGATCCTGCTGCACTGCCCATTGCAGCGGTCCGCATCAACCGGTCCGTAGAAATCGGCGACGATGTCTGGATTGGCACAGGTGCGATCATTCTTCCGGGGGTTAGAATCGGCAGCCGCAGCATCGTTGCGGCGGGAGCGGTTGTAACGAAGGATGTGCCAGAGGACGTCTTGGTCGCTGGTGTACCCGCCCGGATCGTGAAAACCTTGCTCCCTGCTGAGATTCGGCAGGAAAACGGTCGCCGAGCCTTGAATGCAAAGAGGACACGCTCATGA
- a CDS encoding FHA domain-containing protein, whose translation MTQTAWLELVKSVSEQGVQLPTGGLKIGRAPDNDIVLNDPSVSRHHAYFGWQEGRVHLTDLGSKAGTHLNGQPVVPNTPIPLENGDLITLGNSAVRFRLVWQYQEYQPGTLEVGRPTEVPVVEVRTKTWRQRWGLREQTSLLGTHPGCDVVVDTPELLPCHLKLRFVDQHLQVTDLSDPQLATHPYLGIGESYALTEFVTLTYVGRELPDCIDTQRHAVAFSPATELRLMGTATLLATPESGQPDTSSTVPVKTISLVGYNTFTIGRDPSNDLVIEHPTVSRHHAKIERRNGDLILTDLASSNGTFVNGHEVETSTLLRVGDSIRIGSDRLVLNADETLTQYAESGHLRLDAINLTKVVGKGTRILHDISLSIMPKEFVAILGPSGSGKSTLLDALSGLRPATTGTVLVNGTSFYRNYRLFQGQVGYVPQKNILHEELTIAQALTYAARLRMPPDTTPAERQQRVTEVLTELGLTHRRDVAIARLSGGQQRRVCIGAELLTQPSLFFLDEATSGLDPGTEADMMFLLRQLADGGHTILIITHATQNIRECDLVIYLAEGGRLAYFGPPDQMLPYFRATFGDRFSDMKLEDFSGIYRALDKEKNPNAPTPEELELAYRRSRLYQEYVVGRQQALAYMPDESQRSPKDKSRRSSEPKAKISPWQQFLILSHRNLTILSQDRIHLLLTLLIAPLLGSLSFVSWRRDLFNPETGNGGQALTMIFVTSLIAVMIGAMTTMRELVKEVEVYRRERLVGLRLLPYLGSKVAIALGLALYQAATYLAVTKLAVDLPGDWGVTFAMYLTLALAIFGGMAMGLLVSALAPSQNIVPLLVLMFLVPQIIFSGGIQPASTFGLPGQIISHLTVIKWPFEAMVKLTGMGDDIANDPCWREPEEERQKMTEQMQRQFCLCYGPGLFQTCNFPGIRSKYVPAVDAPAPPQPEPPGDPPNDPAALQDYLRRLQAYRAAMDEWEVKYAEWNRQRSRAINEAQGTISRFQRDQGYMFTVDVQRHWRNQSLLILAMLVALPFCQKRRDFGR comes from the coding sequence ATGACTCAAACAGCGTGGTTAGAACTGGTCAAATCAGTGAGTGAGCAGGGCGTCCAGTTACCCACCGGCGGACTGAAAATTGGCCGTGCCCCTGATAACGACATTGTTCTCAACGATCCTTCTGTTTCCCGCCACCATGCTTACTTTGGATGGCAAGAAGGGAGAGTACATTTAACTGATCTTGGCAGTAAGGCAGGTACCCATCTCAATGGCCAGCCAGTCGTGCCCAACACTCCTATTCCTCTAGAAAATGGTGACTTAATCACGCTTGGCAACTCAGCAGTGCGGTTTCGCCTGGTTTGGCAGTATCAGGAATATCAGCCCGGCACTCTCGAGGTGGGTAGGCCTACTGAAGTTCCTGTGGTTGAAGTTCGCACAAAAACGTGGCGACAACGTTGGGGATTAAGGGAGCAAACTAGTCTTTTGGGAACGCATCCTGGCTGCGATGTCGTGGTGGATACTCCTGAACTGCTGCCCTGCCATTTGAAATTGCGCTTTGTCGATCAGCATCTTCAGGTCACGGATCTCAGTGATCCACAGCTAGCGACGCACCCGTATTTGGGAATCGGGGAAAGCTATGCTCTGACAGAGTTTGTCACTCTCACCTATGTAGGACGGGAGTTGCCTGATTGCATTGATACCCAGCGCCATGCCGTTGCCTTTAGCCCAGCAACGGAGTTGCGTTTGATGGGGACAGCAACCCTGTTGGCGACTCCTGAGTCAGGTCAGCCAGATACAAGCTCCACTGTTCCTGTGAAGACAATTTCTTTAGTGGGCTACAACACGTTCACGATTGGCCGCGATCCTAGTAATGATTTAGTCATTGAGCATCCGACAGTCTCGCGTCACCACGCCAAAATTGAGCGCCGCAATGGCGATTTAATTCTCACGGACTTGGCATCCAGCAATGGCACGTTTGTCAATGGGCATGAGGTAGAAACATCCACACTGCTGCGGGTGGGGGATAGCATCCGCATTGGCAGCGATCGCCTGGTCCTCAATGCCGATGAGACTCTCACGCAGTATGCTGAATCCGGTCACCTGCGCCTGGATGCCATCAACCTCACTAAGGTGGTGGGTAAGGGGACGCGAATTCTCCACGATATTTCGCTGTCAATTATGCCCAAAGAGTTTGTGGCCATTCTGGGTCCCAGTGGCAGCGGTAAGTCAACGCTCCTCGATGCCCTGAGTGGATTGCGGCCAGCAACGACGGGTACAGTACTGGTAAATGGCACAAGTTTTTACCGCAATTATCGGCTCTTTCAAGGGCAAGTGGGCTATGTGCCTCAGAAAAATATCCTCCACGAGGAGCTGACAATCGCTCAAGCACTGACATACGCTGCCAGGTTACGAATGCCCCCAGATACGACACCGGCGGAACGCCAACAGCGGGTGACTGAAGTGTTGACTGAACTGGGGCTGACCCATCGTCGGGATGTTGCGATCGCCCGTCTCAGTGGGGGTCAACAGCGGCGGGTATGTATTGGCGCAGAATTGCTGACCCAACCGAGTCTGTTCTTCCTCGATGAGGCCACCTCTGGCTTAGATCCAGGAACTGAAGCTGACATGATGTTCCTGCTGCGACAGTTGGCAGATGGGGGGCACACCATTCTCATCATCACCCATGCCACCCAAAACATCCGGGAGTGTGATCTAGTGATCTATTTGGCGGAGGGCGGACGGCTGGCCTACTTTGGACCACCGGATCAAATGTTGCCCTATTTCCGCGCCACCTTCGGCGATCGCTTCAGTGACATGAAGTTAGAGGATTTTTCAGGCATTTACCGCGCCCTGGATAAGGAAAAGAATCCCAATGCCCCCACCCCAGAAGAGCTAGAGCTAGCCTACCGGCGATCGCGCCTCTATCAGGAATATGTTGTGGGACGCCAACAGGCGCTGGCTTACATGCCCGATGAAAGTCAGCGGTCCCCCAAGGACAAATCCCGCCGCAGCAGTGAACCCAAAGCCAAGATCTCCCCCTGGCAACAATTTCTGATTCTGAGCCACCGCAATCTCACCATCCTCAGTCAAGATCGCATCCACCTGTTGCTGACCCTTTTGATTGCTCCCTTGCTCGGCAGCCTGAGTTTTGTCTCTTGGCGGCGGGATCTGTTTAATCCCGAAACGGGGAATGGGGGTCAAGCCCTGACGATGATTTTTGTCACCAGTCTCATTGCGGTAATGATCGGTGCGATGACAACAATGCGCGAGTTGGTCAAGGAGGTAGAAGTTTATCGGCGGGAGCGGTTGGTTGGCCTGCGGCTGTTGCCCTACCTTGGCTCCAAGGTGGCGATCGCCCTTGGTCTGGCCCTTTATCAAGCGGCCACCTATCTGGCGGTAACAAAACTAGCAGTGGATTTACCGGGAGATTGGGGTGTCACCTTTGCTATGTACCTCACCCTCGCCCTTGCCATTTTTGGCGGTATGGCGATGGGCCTTTTGGTGTCTGCCCTTGCCCCTAGCCAAAACATTGTGCCCCTGCTGGTGCTGATGTTTTTAGTGCCACAAATTATCTTTAGTGGTGGTATTCAGCCCGCCTCCACCTTTGGATTACCGGGGCAGATCATCAGCCATCTGACAGTAATTAAATGGCCCTTTGAGGCGATGGTAAAGCTCACGGGTATGGGGGATGACATTGCCAATGACCCCTGTTGGCGGGAGCCAGAGGAAGAGCGGCAAAAAATGACCGAACAGATGCAGCGGCAGTTTTGTCTTTGCTATGGCCCGGGCCTCTTTCAAACCTGCAACTTCCCCGGAATTCGCTCCAAATACGTACCCGCCGTGGATGCACCCGCACCGCCGCAGCCAGAGCCTCCCGGCGATCCCCCCAATGATCCGGCGGCGCTCCAGGACTACCTCCGACGGCTGCAAGCCTATCGGGCGGCAATGGACGAGTGGGAAGTAAAATACGCCGAGTGGAATCGCCAGCGCAGTCGCGCCATCAATGAAGCGCAGGGCACTATCAGTCGCTTCCAGCGGGATCAAGGGTATATGTTTACTGTGGATGTGCAACGCCATTGGCGGAATCAAAGCCTTCTCATCTTGGCAATGCTAGTGGCTTTACCCTTCTGCCAAAAACGCCGTGACTTTGGCCGTTGA
- the polA gene encoding DNA polymerase I, which yields MSAPNLLLIDGHSLAFRAYYAFSKGRDGGLHTSTGIPTSVCFGFLKSLLEILEQQQSHHVAIAFDLGGPTFRHAADENYKAGRAETPEDFITDIANLQALLRALRLPLLSQPGYEADDVIGTVAHRLRSQGWQVSIVSGDRDLFQLIDREGQVQVLYLGNTLGQRKQGLEAFDALKVREKMGVWPEQIVDYKALCGDASDRIPGIKGIGPKTAVQLLSQYPTLEDIYAHIHEITPPSLRTKLINGEAAARHSRTLAQIVHDVPLELPLEDLHLSPFDWPALEHLLDQLEFRALRMQLQDWHRRLGGILPDLETDSEETWFFAATDTPPPLNVQLIETPEQLQWLISQLETCTEANHPVAWDTETTALNPRDAALVGLGCCWGAAPDQVAYLPLGHKAGQNLPLQETLSALRPILEGDRYPKVLQNAKFDRLVLRFQGIQLRGVVFDTMLASYVINPEASHNLKDLCHRYLPLQAQSYRSLVGKDQTLADLSPATVAQYCGLDVHTTYLLKEKLEADLTPRLRQLLLEVELPLEPILAEMEATGIRIDSDYLRQLSQELEQQLAALQQQAWDAVGQPFNLASPKQLSELLFGTLGLDTKKTHKTKLGYSTDAATLEKLRGDHPVIDLILSHRTLAKLKSTYVDVLPTLVRPDTGRVHTEFNQAVTATGRLSSSNPNLQNIPIRTEFSRQIRRAFIPEPGWLLVAADYSQIELRILAHLSQEPALLAAYQAGADVHRLTAQFLFEKTDISSSERRLGKIINFGVIYGMGPQRFAREAGVSVADAKVFIQRFYDRYPRVFDYLRQMERLALSQGYVETILGRRRYFAFESRELQSLRGKPLEVLADVDPSKLKMSNYERGLLRAAANAPIQGSSADIIKCAMVKLAPLLPSEKARLLLQVHDELVLEMTPEAWEHLQTTIPEVMSTAVPLSVPLAVDIYAAANWLEAN from the coding sequence ATGTCCGCCCCCAATCTGCTGCTGATTGATGGCCATTCCTTGGCCTTTCGTGCCTACTACGCCTTTAGCAAGGGGCGAGACGGGGGCTTGCACACCTCTACGGGGATTCCTACCAGTGTGTGTTTTGGCTTTCTCAAGAGCCTCCTAGAGATTCTGGAGCAGCAGCAATCCCACCATGTAGCCATTGCCTTTGACTTGGGGGGACCAACATTTCGCCACGCCGCCGATGAAAACTACAAAGCAGGTCGCGCCGAAACCCCGGAGGACTTTATTACCGATATTGCCAATTTGCAGGCCCTGCTGCGGGCCCTGCGTTTGCCCCTATTGAGTCAGCCGGGCTATGAAGCGGATGATGTAATTGGTACGGTGGCTCACCGCCTGCGATCCCAAGGGTGGCAAGTGTCCATTGTCAGTGGCGATCGCGACCTCTTTCAATTGATTGATCGCGAGGGTCAAGTCCAGGTCTTGTATCTAGGGAATACCCTTGGCCAGCGCAAACAGGGTCTGGAGGCCTTTGATGCCCTCAAGGTTAGGGAAAAAATGGGGGTTTGGCCAGAACAAATTGTGGACTATAAAGCCCTCTGTGGCGATGCCAGCGATCGCATTCCCGGTATTAAGGGCATTGGCCCCAAAACCGCTGTGCAATTGCTGAGTCAATACCCCACCCTGGAGGACATTTACGCCCACATCCATGAGATCACGCCCCCCAGCCTAAGAACCAAGCTGATCAATGGGGAGGCGGCTGCTCGCCATTCCCGTACCTTGGCCCAAATTGTCCACGATGTCCCCTTGGAACTCCCCCTGGAGGACCTGCATCTGAGTCCCTTTGACTGGCCAGCGCTGGAGCACCTGTTAGATCAGTTGGAGTTTCGCGCCCTGCGAATGCAACTTCAGGACTGGCACCGACGCTTGGGGGGTATACTCCCCGATTTAGAGACTGACTCAGAGGAAACGTGGTTTTTTGCGGCCACGGATACCCCCCCTCCCTTGAATGTGCAACTCATTGAAACGCCCGAGCAGCTGCAATGGCTGATTAGCCAGTTAGAAACCTGTACAGAGGCGAATCATCCGGTGGCTTGGGACACAGAAACAACGGCCTTGAACCCCCGCGATGCTGCCCTGGTGGGCCTGGGTTGCTGTTGGGGAGCCGCTCCTGATCAGGTGGCCTATCTGCCCTTGGGGCACAAAGCGGGCCAGAACCTCCCCCTGCAAGAGACCCTGAGCGCTTTGCGACCGATTCTTGAGGGCGATCGCTACCCCAAAGTCTTGCAAAATGCTAAATTTGACCGCTTGGTGTTGCGCTTTCAGGGGATTCAGCTGCGGGGCGTAGTCTTCGACACAATGCTGGCGAGCTATGTCATTAATCCTGAAGCCAGCCACAACCTTAAGGATCTGTGTCACCGCTATCTGCCCCTCCAAGCCCAAAGCTACCGCAGTCTTGTCGGCAAAGACCAAACCCTTGCGGATCTATCACCAGCCACGGTAGCCCAATACTGTGGCCTCGATGTCCATACCACCTATCTTCTCAAGGAGAAACTAGAGGCAGACCTGACCCCCCGCTTGCGGCAACTGCTCCTAGAGGTGGAATTGCCCCTCGAACCCATTCTGGCGGAAATGGAAGCTACGGGCATTCGCATTGACAGTGACTATTTGCGGCAACTCTCCCAAGAACTCGAACAGCAACTGGCAGCCCTGCAACAACAGGCTTGGGATGCCGTAGGACAACCCTTTAACTTGGCCTCCCCCAAGCAACTGAGTGAACTGCTCTTTGGCACGTTGGGGCTAGATACGAAAAAGACCCATAAAACGAAATTGGGCTATTCCACCGATGCCGCAACCCTTGAAAAACTCCGGGGAGATCATCCCGTGATTGACCTCATTTTGAGCCATCGCACCCTTGCCAAGCTCAAATCCACCTATGTTGACGTGTTGCCCACGCTGGTGCGTCCAGACACAGGCCGTGTTCATACGGAATTTAACCAAGCGGTGACTGCGACCGGTCGCCTCTCGTCCTCCAACCCCAATCTGCAAAATATCCCCATTCGCACCGAGTTTAGTCGGCAAATTCGACGCGCCTTTATTCCAGAGCCGGGCTGGCTACTGGTGGCAGCCGACTATTCCCAAATTGAGTTGCGCATCCTCGCTCATCTGAGTCAAGAGCCTGCCCTGCTGGCGGCCTACCAAGCGGGGGCGGATGTCCATCGCCTCACGGCGCAGTTTCTCTTCGAAAAAACCGATATTAGTTCCAGTGAGCGTCGCCTGGGCAAAATTATTAACTTTGGTGTCATTTACGGGATGGGCCCCCAGCGGTTTGCCCGCGAGGCCGGCGTGAGTGTCGCCGATGCCAAAGTGTTTATTCAGCGGTTTTACGATCGCTATCCACGGGTCTTTGACTATCTGCGGCAAATGGAACGGCTTGCCCTCAGCCAAGGCTATGTGGAAACGATTTTGGGACGGCGGCGCTACTTTGCATTTGAGAGTCGCGAATTACAATCCCTGCGGGGCAAGCCCTTGGAAGTCTTAGCCGATGTCGATCCCAGTAAACTAAAGATGAGCAATTATGAGCGGGGACTCTTGCGGGCGGCAGCCAATGCCCCCATTCAAGGTTCCAGTGCCGATATTATCAAGTGTGCAATGGTGAAGCTGGCACCCTTGTTGCCGTCAGAAAAGGCTCGCCTGCTGCTGCAAGTTCACGACGAATTGGTGTTGGAGATGACCCCTGAGGCGTGGGAACACCTGCAAACCACGATTCCTGAAGTGATGAGTACGGCGGTGCCCCTGAGTGTGCCCCTGGCGGTGGATATTTACGCAGCGGCCAACTGGCTGGAGGCCAACTAG